The following coding sequences lie in one Corynebacterium humireducens NBRC 106098 = DSM 45392 genomic window:
- a CDS encoding UTP--glucose-1-phosphate uridylyltransferase, whose product MSLSPSAHPHGVKTVIVPAAGLGTRFLPATKTVPKELLPVVDTPGIELIAEEANALGASRLALIVAPNKQEVLRHFEHFPDLVETLSERGKTDQVEKVQRAGKLMTPVAVEQEKPLGLGHAVGLAESVLDDDEDVVAVMLPDDLVLPMGVLEKMAAVRAQLGGSVLCAVDVPREDVFNYGVFDIKDIPADCGLDSEDVKRVVGMVEKPDPEDAPSTFVATGRYLLDRGIFDALRRTQPGKGGEIQLTDAIETMIQEGHKVHIVVHRGKRHDLGNPVGYIPACVDFGLSHPQYGPALRRAITEILAEHEAAETSAGE is encoded by the coding sequence ATGAGCTTGTCACCCTCCGCCCATCCACACGGCGTCAAGACCGTCATCGTGCCGGCTGCCGGCCTGGGGACCCGCTTCCTCCCCGCCACCAAGACGGTGCCGAAGGAGCTCCTGCCGGTGGTCGACACCCCGGGTATCGAGCTGATCGCAGAGGAGGCCAACGCCCTCGGCGCCTCCCGTCTGGCGCTCATCGTCGCGCCGAACAAGCAGGAGGTGCTGCGGCACTTCGAGCACTTCCCCGACCTCGTCGAGACCCTCTCCGAGCGGGGCAAGACGGATCAGGTGGAGAAGGTCCAGCGCGCCGGGAAGCTGATGACCCCGGTCGCGGTCGAGCAGGAGAAGCCGCTCGGACTCGGCCACGCCGTCGGCCTGGCGGAGAGCGTCCTCGACGACGACGAGGACGTCGTCGCCGTCATGCTTCCCGACGACCTCGTGCTCCCCATGGGCGTGCTGGAGAAGATGGCCGCCGTCCGCGCCCAGCTCGGCGGTTCCGTGCTGTGCGCCGTCGACGTGCCCCGCGAGGACGTCTTCAACTACGGCGTCTTCGACATCAAGGACATCCCCGCCGACTGCGGCCTCGACAGCGAGGACGTCAAGCGCGTCGTCGGCATGGTGGAGAAGCCGGACCCGGAGGACGCCCCCTCCACCTTCGTCGCCACCGGCCGCTACCTCCTCGACCGCGGCATCTTCGACGCCCTGCGTCGCACGCAGCCGGGCAAGGGCGGCGAGATCCAGCTCACCGACGCCATCGAGACGATGATCCAGGAGGGGCACAAGGTCCACATCGTCGTGCACCGCGGCAAGCGCCACGACCTGGGCAACCCCGTCGGCTACATCCCGGCCTGCGTCGACTTCGGCCTGTCCCACCCGCAGTACGGCCCGGCTCTCAGGCGCGCGATCACCGAGATCCTCGCCGAGCACGAGGCAGCTGAGACCTCCGCGGGAGAGTAG
- the glp gene encoding molybdotransferase-like divisome protein Glp, with translation MRSVEQQLALVTDAAVTPEPVRIAIADALGLMCAEEVQATRPLPGFPQAAIDGYAVRAVDVGGEKGLSPRVTDPDAPAEPLERSLPVVGEVAAGSQQPIRLQPKQAVRVHTGAPLPTLADAVLPLEWTDRGRRRVTAQRVVRSGDFVRRTGDDIQPGDVAVTAGAILGPAQIGLLAAVGRSKVLVYPRPRLSVISVGRELVDTDREPGLGQIYDVNSYALAAAGKEAGADVHRVGIAVGEPRRLREIVETQIQRSEVIVLSGAVGGQGSSLFRSVLEELGDIDTSRVAMHPGSVQGFGLLGAERIPVFLLPSNPVSALVTFEVLVRPLIRTSLGKRNTARRVVRARALNHIASREGRRGYIRARLMRDAETSDYLVEGIGAATGAPAHLLAGLAEANALIRVPEEATEIRPGDIVDVMFLAQGS, from the coding sequence GTGCGTTCCGTTGAGCAGCAGCTCGCGCTCGTCACCGATGCCGCGGTCACCCCGGAACCCGTCCGCATCGCCATCGCTGACGCCCTCGGCCTCATGTGCGCCGAGGAGGTGCAGGCCACCCGCCCCCTGCCCGGCTTCCCGCAGGCCGCGATCGACGGTTACGCCGTGCGTGCCGTCGACGTCGGCGGCGAGAAGGGGCTGAGCCCCCGGGTGACCGACCCGGACGCCCCGGCGGAGCCGCTCGAGCGTTCCCTGCCCGTGGTCGGCGAGGTCGCGGCCGGCTCCCAGCAGCCGATCCGCCTGCAGCCGAAGCAGGCGGTGCGCGTCCACACCGGTGCACCGCTGCCGACGCTCGCCGACGCCGTCCTCCCCCTCGAATGGACCGACCGCGGTCGGAGGCGTGTCACCGCCCAGCGGGTCGTGCGTTCCGGTGACTTCGTGCGCCGCACCGGCGACGACATCCAGCCGGGTGACGTCGCCGTCACCGCGGGCGCGATCCTGGGGCCGGCGCAGATCGGTCTGCTGGCCGCCGTCGGCCGTTCCAAGGTGCTCGTCTACCCGCGTCCGCGTCTGTCGGTGATCTCCGTCGGCCGGGAGCTGGTGGACACCGACCGGGAGCCGGGGCTCGGCCAGATCTACGACGTCAACTCCTATGCGCTGGCCGCCGCCGGCAAGGAGGCGGGCGCCGACGTCCACCGCGTCGGCATCGCGGTGGGTGAGCCGCGTCGTCTGAGGGAGATCGTCGAGACGCAGATCCAGCGCAGCGAGGTCATCGTCCTCTCCGGCGCGGTCGGCGGCCAGGGGTCCAGCCTGTTCCGTTCGGTGCTGGAGGAACTCGGCGACATCGACACCTCACGCGTCGCCATGCACCCCGGCTCGGTCCAGGGCTTCGGACTGCTCGGCGCGGAACGCATCCCCGTGTTCCTGCTGCCCAGCAACCCGGTGTCCGCGCTGGTCACCTTCGAGGTGCTGGTGCGTCCGCTGATCCGTACGTCGCTGGGCAAGCGCAACACCGCCCGCCGCGTGGTGCGGGCCCGCGCCCTCAACCACATCGCCTCCCGCGAGGGACGACGCGGCTACATCCGCGCCCGTCTCATGCGTGACGCCGAGACGTCCGACTACCTCGTCGAGGGCATCGGCGCCGCCACCGGCGCGCCCGCCCACCTGCTCGCCGGCCTGGCGGAGGCCAAC